The following proteins are encoded in a genomic region of Arvicanthis niloticus isolate mArvNil1 chromosome 21, mArvNil1.pat.X, whole genome shotgun sequence:
- the LOC117693773 gene encoding C-C chemokine receptor 1-like protein 1 yields the protein METPAVTEPSHNTVAKDNFMSAFLCFSINVRAFGIKVLTPLYSLVFVIGVIGNVLVVLVLIQHKRLRNMTSIYLFNLAISDLVFLSTLPFWVDYIMKGDWGFGNAMCKFLSGFYYLGLYSDMFFIILLTIDRYLAVVHAVFALRVRTVTFGIISSVITWVLATLVSIPCLYVFKSQMEFTYHTCRAVLPKKSLLRFLRFQALTMNILGLILPLLAMVICYTRIIVVLHRRPNKKKARAMRLIFVITLLFFLLLTPYYLAAFVSAFEDVLFTPSCLRSQQVDLSLMITEALAYTHCCANPVIYVFVGERFRKYLWQLFRRHTAVSLPKWLPFVSMDRAQRASATSPPTGEIEISTDL from the coding sequence ATGGAGACTCCAGCTGTAACAGAGCCCTCCCACAACACAGTTGCCAAGGATAACTTCATGTCTGCATTCTTATGTTTCAGCATAAATGTGAGGGCATTTGGAATCAAAGTGCTGACTCCCTTGTACTCCCTGGTGTTCGTCATTGGCGTGATAGGCAATGTCCTGGTGGTTCTGGTGCTCATACAGCACAAGAGGCTCCGAAACATGACGAGCATCTACCTGTTCAACCTGGCTATCTCTGATCTGGTCTTCCTCTCCACATTACCTTTCTGGGTTGACTATATCATGAAAGGAGACTGGGGTTTTGGTAATGCCATGTGTAAGTTTCTGTCTGGATTTTATTACCTGGGCTTGTATAGTGACATGTTTTTCATTATCCTGCTTACTATCGATAGATACCTAGCTGTTGTCCATGCCGTGTTTGCCCTGAGGGTCCGGACTGTTACTTTCGGCATCATCAGCAGCGTCATTACCTGGGTCCTGGCTACCTTGGTTTCTATTCCTTGTCTGTATGTTTTCAAGAGCCAGATGGAGTTCACTTACCATACTTGCAGAGCAGTTTTGCCCAAGAAGAGCCTCTTACGCTTTTTGAGGTTTCAGGCTCTAACGATGAACATCCTTGGACTAATTTTGCCTCTGTTGGCCATGGTTATTTGCTACACGAGGATCATCGTTGTTCTACACAGAAGACCCAATAAGAAGAAAGCCAGAGCCATGCGTCTGATTTTTGTTAttacccttctcttcttcctcctcttgacCCCCTATTACCTGGCTGCCTTTGTGTCTGCTTTTGAAGATGTCCTGTTCACCCCTAGTTGTTTGAGAAGCCAACAGGTCGACCTGTCCTTGATGATAACTGAGGCACTTGCCTACACCCACTGTTGTGCCAACCCAGTCATTTATGTCTTTGTGGGTGAGCGGTTCCGGAAGTACCTCTGGCAGCTGTTTCGGAGGCATACAGCTGTATCCCTGCCAAAATGGCTGCCCTTCGTCTCCATGGACCGAGCACAGAGGGCCAGTGCCACGTCTCCACCCACAGGGGAAATTGAGATCTCTACTGACTTATAA